A single window of Nasonia vitripennis strain AsymCx chromosome 4, Nvit_psr_1.1, whole genome shotgun sequence DNA harbors:
- the LOC100679461 gene encoding uncharacterized protein LOC100679461 codes for MLLIYKMQMYHAEMEYSQLSLEKNAEPMLLTDKFQTNKSGYRLPNLDQSAMISLMAHGYTSMMDNHYTNC; via the exons ATGCTGCTCATTTACAAGATGCAGATGTATCATGCGGA GATGGAGTACTCACAGTTAAGTTTGGAAAAGAATGCGGAACCTATGTTATTAACCGACAAGTTCCAAACCAACAAATCTGGCTATCGTCTCCCAAATCTGGACCAAAGCGCTATGATTTCATTGATGGCACATGGATATACAAGCATGATGGACAATCATTACACGAATTGTTGA
- the LOC100116317 gene encoding beta-1,3-glucan-binding protein isoform X1 gives MVANSRVLSLSILLVLINWNRENVFCSSQTATGDPIFKETFDSTRLNKAVWEREIKIPHDPDYQFCVYHKHDETVQIDNGILRIKPRLFEDAYGEDSILLGQLRLADCSSSIPEECNQQATSYHILPPVISTKLVTRNHFEFRYGVIEVRAKFPEGDWLYPEIWLEPLYKSYDKRYANARINLGRVRGNAVLTRHGENLGGKTLEFGVGNGTGADFYEETVSELRRSGEAWNKDFHTYKTTWSSSGLTFHVDGELVGKLVPTATGWSSQDNVATVSMAPFNEKFYLSIGLGVGGIRVFPDGTQTSTYVKPWRNINAKAMLLFWQARDKWLPTWQIHKGEKTALEIDYIKVWSLD, from the exons ATGGTGGCAAACAGCAGAGTCTTGTCATTATCGATTCTACTAGTTTTAATTAATTGGAATCGAGAAAACGTGTTCTGCAGTTCGCAAACTGCAACCG gaGATCCGATATTTAAGGAAACCTTCGATTCAACGAGATTAAATAAAGCAGTTTGGGAGAGAGAAATCAAAATACCTCACGATCCT GATTACCAATTTTGCGTGTATCATAAGCACGATGAGACAGTGCAGATTGATAATGGCATTCTTCGCATAAAACCAAGGTTGTTCGAAGACGCTTACGGGGAAGATTCGATTCTTCTCGGTCAATTACGGCTAGCTGA CTGTAGCAGCTCGATTCCAGAAGAATGTAATCAGCAAGCAACGTCTTACCATATTCTTCCTCCTGTTATTTCTACTAAGCTGGTTACGAGAAATCACTTTGAATTCCGATACGGTGTGATTGAGGTCCGGGCTAAATTTCCTGAAGGGGATTGGCTGTATCCCG AAATATGGCTGGAACCATTGTACAAGAGCTACGACAAGCGCTACGCGAACGCGCGCATAAACCTGGGCCGGGTGCGTGGGAACGCGGTGCTGACCCGTCATGGCGAAAACCTGGGCGGCAAAACGCTAGAGTTCGGTGTGGGCAATGGTACCGGCGCCGACTTTTACGAGGAAACAGTCTCGGAGCTGCGCAGGTCTGGCGAAGCTTGGAACAAGGACTTTCATACCTACAAGACCACTTGGTCGAGCAGCGGATTGACGTTTCACGTTGACGGCGAACTGGTCGGCAAGCTCGTGCCCACTGCAACTGGATGGTCCAGTCAAGACAACGTCGCTACTGTGAGCATGGCACCCTTCAATGAAAAG TTTTATCTCTCGATCGGATTAGGCGTCGGCGGCATTCGTGTTTTCCCGGATGGCACACAGACCAGCACTTACGTAAAGCCCTGGAGGAACATCAATGCAAAG GCGATGCTGCTGTTTTGGCAAGCTCGAGACAAGTGGCTGCCAACCTGGCAGATACATAAAGGAGAGAAGACTGCTTTGGAGATAGATTACATAAAAGTTTGGTCATTAGAttga
- the LOC100116317 gene encoding beta-1,3-glucan-binding protein isoform X2 — MVANSRVLSLSILLVLINWNRENVFCSSQTATDPIFKETFDSTRLNKAVWEREIKIPHDPDYQFCVYHKHDETVQIDNGILRIKPRLFEDAYGEDSILLGQLRLADCSSSIPEECNQQATSYHILPPVISTKLVTRNHFEFRYGVIEVRAKFPEGDWLYPEIWLEPLYKSYDKRYANARINLGRVRGNAVLTRHGENLGGKTLEFGVGNGTGADFYEETVSELRRSGEAWNKDFHTYKTTWSSSGLTFHVDGELVGKLVPTATGWSSQDNVATVSMAPFNEKFYLSIGLGVGGIRVFPDGTQTSTYVKPWRNINAKAMLLFWQARDKWLPTWQIHKGEKTALEIDYIKVWSLD, encoded by the exons ATGGTGGCAAACAGCAGAGTCTTGTCATTATCGATTCTACTAGTTTTAATTAATTGGAATCGAGAAAACGTGTTCTGCAGTTCGCAAACTGCAACCG ATCCGATATTTAAGGAAACCTTCGATTCAACGAGATTAAATAAAGCAGTTTGGGAGAGAGAAATCAAAATACCTCACGATCCT GATTACCAATTTTGCGTGTATCATAAGCACGATGAGACAGTGCAGATTGATAATGGCATTCTTCGCATAAAACCAAGGTTGTTCGAAGACGCTTACGGGGAAGATTCGATTCTTCTCGGTCAATTACGGCTAGCTGA CTGTAGCAGCTCGATTCCAGAAGAATGTAATCAGCAAGCAACGTCTTACCATATTCTTCCTCCTGTTATTTCTACTAAGCTGGTTACGAGAAATCACTTTGAATTCCGATACGGTGTGATTGAGGTCCGGGCTAAATTTCCTGAAGGGGATTGGCTGTATCCCG AAATATGGCTGGAACCATTGTACAAGAGCTACGACAAGCGCTACGCGAACGCGCGCATAAACCTGGGCCGGGTGCGTGGGAACGCGGTGCTGACCCGTCATGGCGAAAACCTGGGCGGCAAAACGCTAGAGTTCGGTGTGGGCAATGGTACCGGCGCCGACTTTTACGAGGAAACAGTCTCGGAGCTGCGCAGGTCTGGCGAAGCTTGGAACAAGGACTTTCATACCTACAAGACCACTTGGTCGAGCAGCGGATTGACGTTTCACGTTGACGGCGAACTGGTCGGCAAGCTCGTGCCCACTGCAACTGGATGGTCCAGTCAAGACAACGTCGCTACTGTGAGCATGGCACCCTTCAATGAAAAG TTTTATCTCTCGATCGGATTAGGCGTCGGCGGCATTCGTGTTTTCCCGGATGGCACACAGACCAGCACTTACGTAAAGCCCTGGAGGAACATCAATGCAAAG GCGATGCTGCTGTTTTGGCAAGCTCGAGACAAGTGGCTGCCAACCTGGCAGATACATAAAGGAGAGAAGACTGCTTTGGAGATAGATTACATAAAAGTTTGGTCATTAGAttga
- the LOC100115180 gene encoding uncharacterized protein LOC100115180, whose translation MRRIVTLMIVGIVIVGSCDGANLRRVFRSKRAESDFILRSCTASAQLIRKNRNEGSQLPVENSNLPKLASESFVLDGSKNRNVNFNKRFRLRTRSKGRHLTDKNVTDTPLGTVDVKTIQKETPKLFKKRDPLPELDRHGNARNLDTDAPIILVQPLKH comes from the exons ATGAGGCGAATCGTTACTTTGATGATCGTAGGAATCGTCATTGTCGGTTCCTGTGATGGCGCAAACTTACGTCGTGTCTTTCGATCGAAACGAGCTG AATCCGATTTTATCCTACGTAGCTGTACAGCAAGTGCTCAgctaataagaaaaaatagaaacgAAGGTTCACAGTTGCCTgtagaaaattcaaatttacctAAACTGGCTTCTGAATCTTTCGTTTTAGATGGTTCTAAGAACAGGAATGTCAACTTTAATAAGCGTTTCAGACTACGTACTAGATCAAAGGGCAGACACTTGACTGATAAAAATGTAACAGATACACCACTTGGAACTGTAGATGTTAAAACTATACAAAAGGAAACTccaaagttatttaaaaaaagagatCCATTACCGGAATTAGATAGACATGGTAATGCTAGAAATTTAGATACCGATGCACCTATAATATTAGTTCAACCTTTGAAGCATTAA
- the LOC103316051 gene encoding 28S ribosomal protein S10, mitochondrial isoform X1, whose protein sequence is MFLSRVSCINFVSGLRRSAFQNIQENGLQTMLCSPFSSSVPSTESAKPDKLYKKIEVEVRGNDPAVLKSYGIFTTTAANHLGITVNGNYAPYKAVHQRWTLLKSKHVHKKHRVQYEIRTYYRFLEFLKLTGSTADTFLEYIQRNLPEGVAMKVTKIEIQRLPEAVSTPPS, encoded by the exons ATGTTTTTATCGAGGGTAAGTTGCATAAAT TTTGTTAGTGGCCTTCGAAGATCAGcttttcaaaatattcaagAAAATGGCTTGCAAACAATGCTTTGTAGTCCTTTCTCGAGCAGTGTTCCGTCTACAGAATCA GCCAAGCctgataaattatataaaaagatTGAAGTTGAAGTACGAGGAAATGATCCAGCTGTCTTAAAAAGTTATGGGATTTTCACAACAACTGCTGCTAATCATTTGGGTATCACAGTTAATGGGAA tTATGCTCCTTATAAAGCTGTACATCAACGATGGACACTGCTTAAATCAAAACATGTACACAAAAAACACAGGGTTCAATATGAAATTAGAACCTACTATAGATTTTTAGAGTTTTTGAAACTGACAGGATCAACTGCTGATACATTTTTAGAATATATTCAGAGGAATTTACCAGAAGGTGTGGCAATGAAAGTTACTAAG attGAAATCCAAAGGTTACCAGAAGCTGTTAGCACTCCTCCTAGTTGA
- the LOC103316051 gene encoding 28S ribosomal protein S10, mitochondrial isoform X2, translated as MFLSRFVSGLRRSAFQNIQENGLQTMLCSPFSSSVPSTESAKPDKLYKKIEVEVRGNDPAVLKSYGIFTTTAANHLGITVNGNYAPYKAVHQRWTLLKSKHVHKKHRVQYEIRTYYRFLEFLKLTGSTADTFLEYIQRNLPEGVAMKVTKIEIQRLPEAVSTPPS; from the exons ATGTTTTTATCGAGG TTTGTTAGTGGCCTTCGAAGATCAGcttttcaaaatattcaagAAAATGGCTTGCAAACAATGCTTTGTAGTCCTTTCTCGAGCAGTGTTCCGTCTACAGAATCA GCCAAGCctgataaattatataaaaagatTGAAGTTGAAGTACGAGGAAATGATCCAGCTGTCTTAAAAAGTTATGGGATTTTCACAACAACTGCTGCTAATCATTTGGGTATCACAGTTAATGGGAA tTATGCTCCTTATAAAGCTGTACATCAACGATGGACACTGCTTAAATCAAAACATGTACACAAAAAACACAGGGTTCAATATGAAATTAGAACCTACTATAGATTTTTAGAGTTTTTGAAACTGACAGGATCAACTGCTGATACATTTTTAGAATATATTCAGAGGAATTTACCAGAAGGTGTGGCAATGAAAGTTACTAAG attGAAATCCAAAGGTTACCAGAAGCTGTTAGCACTCCTCCTAGTTGA
- the LOC100116356 gene encoding uncharacterized protein LOC100116356: MDEPDIPMLDVGDFEVLDECAGEDDNEEDCDVQSFCGTYVEEEDEEEDYEHENPKRRASQMNDSHVDDNSGDNTDNILDVSIDVAENEFLENVAKDFSENIEDVVEEQTPKSRYNLRRGEPTVQIKKLPEKKVTDSKSEAPTPKKKPGPKSKTMNVQSTPAKKPIQKISFTNDNEKKGEKKTAQLTENKKEADKNESEIPKAANATPQKPKEKSQQNLQRKTPAFLKKDLTDEEIMIHFDEIENTVLTSDSFVIEHEIDQSMQEADNNKSENNEDKKDDEKQNEDKKDEDKKDENKEEEENWDETCDKNIKNKPEIKIEEKEFKESEMWYKEKIKAKENSVEERFTKLAKIIQYSYPLYKKWLDRNESLFGTAICKVESSRHIPLDQLHPNRWKFICNKKNIQQTSKDEETQADNTSDNKNAQSSWQMIPGVADANMDNTEEYPPFVMRVVKVFEEFLKSLEESTCAETEDIKNEQKETHNEDNKTASEDKEETTDKPEADKKSAEENNKSFIENLNGLTVLLRCNRKEELMMHITGKNISAELMDKFKDLFENGAGKDCNVKSLYCKTIIKDNDGVRTNNTFLFGSETLDDSIGNVKIQLAPKANVWANLAGVEVLADVVTSYLVPTQKTTVIEIGCGTGLISLLIASKCQKVIGVDVQKEIAEAEILSELNEIKNATFLTGKPKLVMSQIDKSIATSKAVAVINTNNAFGRSIEVISSLRQMSTLGRIVIITTLTKQAIRSILELTQPADEIYGNPFIPIKACIVDTTPKSFGFEIVMSMERRTMRNLLKVSPVEGANTAPVGLISKSKQAAGFKYNSAGNITLPPHKKGLPSKFVKSALGKPGSYVPGKKFFLNPNYNPVNKFQGKRPYPGSDGATFHPGAKKFKQFDKPYPGPNIRLNPMHDKKIRDDGDLREKLSSGRVESTAMAQEMQEQKKILDAAKEKLTGAGSSVDVETVKKLQEMLNLAIEKTNKLQSQLPPRSVWDRIAPPDSGLDEDQMKSNPPMRGRLVKETGPKKIIITTSNDRDGPMPPPGKSKKYDNLPPLEPNLIMPVNNKPDRLKMSQSISQKPSTAPYQKPGPNRFKGGNYRKQDNQSQAPWNRHKAGPGPIESQERWSRASPPRRSPPRQIPPPRQAVRSPPRQSMRSPPRQLLRSPPRQASPARRPVSPVRRPVSPPRRPISPPRRPVSPVFRQHASSSRGVPSGGRSGSPSRRHNSPPRRPVSPHNYRGSPPRPSVSSSRQKSPPARRYADEWDIPSRSTAESGWPRAEKEKTGWQAPASSSSTNWNQSSSNSGKYRSENDKWDNRSGPGTWNNKNAPPSSQNNSGGRWKDSSGNTLSGTNWDVKKDSGMRDMGRHEPRLEPRQEPRMEPRHEPRMEPRHELRMESRPEPRIEPRHEPRMEPRIESRHEPRHESRIEMRHEPRMESRHEPRHELRHEPRWEPPEKPFRNEKDDWGDLPEDARDPWGDNDPPPPSNETRWGQQNQSSTLSNWSAKPNFPMSTMSTGAGNIGNNVNPNIPNANLNMNMGMGMNNPNKGVWQNAPQQPQQPNRNQNWLPPGNWQGAAVNPGNSGGQGVGMGGMMIGNTLANWQPSQQSFANFSARPFNNNPFMNNRR; this comes from the exons ATGG ATGAACCTGATATTCCAATGTTGGATGTGGGTGACTTTGAGGTTTTGGATGAGTGTGCTGGAGAAGATGATAATGAAGAGGACTGTGATGTACAGAGTTTTTGTGGTACTTACGTCGAGGAGgaagacgaggaggaggattATGAGCACGAAAATCCCAAGCGTAGAGCTAGCCAAATGAATGACTCTCATGTAGACGACAATAGCGGAGATAATACAGATAATATTCTGGATGTCTCCATAGATGTAGctgaaaatgaatttttagAGAACGTTGCCAAAGACTTCTCTGAAAACATTGAGGATGTCGTTGAAGAGCAGACTCCAAAGTCGAGATACAATCTTAGAAGAGGTGAACCAACTGTTCAAATAAAGAAGCTACCAGAAAAAAAGGTCACCGATAGTAAATCCGAAGCACCAACCCCTAAGAAAAAGCCAGGACCCAAGTCCAAGACCATGAACGTTCAGTCTACCCCAGCCAAGAAACCCATACAAAAGATCAGCTTTACCAATGACAATGAaaagaaaggagaaaaaaagacagCTCAACtaacagaaaataaaaaagaagctgACAAAAATGAGAGTGAAATTCCAAAGGCAGCCAATGCAACACCCCAAAAACCTAAGGAGAAGAGTCAACAAAACTTACAAAGAAAGACACCTGCATTCTTAAAAAAGGATTTGACAGATGAAGAGATAATGATTCATTTTGATGAGATTGAAAATACAGTTCTAACCTCTGACAGTTTTGTCATCGAACATGAAATTGACCAATCAATGCAAGAAGCTGATAATaacaaaagtgaaaataacgaagataaaaaagatgatgaaaaacaaaacgaaGACAAAAAAGATgaagataaaaaggatgaaaATAAAGAGGAAGAGGAAAATTGGGACGAAACATGCGACAAAAACATAAAGAATAAAccagaaataaaaattgaggAGAAAGAATTCAAAGAAAGCGAAATGTGGTACAAGGAAAAA aTAAAAGCGAAAGAAAATTCTGTAGAAGAACGATTCACAAAGTTAGCcaaaattatacaatattcATATCCATTGTATAAAAAGTGGTTAGATCGAAACGAATCACTGTTTGGAACAGCAATTTGTAAAGTTGAATCTTCTAGACATATTCCATTAGATCAGTTACATCCAAATCGTTGGAAATTCATAT GCAACAAAAAGAATATTCAACAAACTTCGAAGGATGAGGAAACGCAAGCTGACAATACATCTGATAACAAGAATGCCCAGTCGAGCTGGCAAATGATTCCTGGTGTTGCCGATGCTAATATGGATAACACCGAAGAATATCCACCTTTCGTAATGCGCGTTGTAAAG GTATTTGAAGAATTTCTAAAATCTCTAGAAGAATCAACTTGTGCTGAAACTGAAGATATCAAGAATGAACAAAAAGAAACTCACAATGAAGACAACAAAACTGCCTCTGAAGACAAAGAAGAAACCACTGATAAGCCTGAAGCTGATAAAAAAAGTGCGGAAGAAAACAATAAATCATTTATTGAAAACTTGAATGGTTTGACGGTTTTACTGAGATGTAATCGTAAAGAAGAATTAATGATGCACATaactggaaaaaatattagtgCTGAATTAATGGACAAATTCAAAGATCTTTTTGAAAATGGAGCTGGAAAAGACTGCAACGTCAAATCTCTATATTGCAAGACGATCATcaa agaCAACGATGGTGTTagaacaaataatacctttttATTTGGATCGGAAACTCTCGATGATTCTATCGGGaatgtaaaaatacaattaGCTCCAAAAGCTAATGTATGGGCAAACTTAGCAGGTGTTGAAGTTTTAGCTGATGTTGTTACTAGTTATTTAGTTCCTACACAAAAAACAACTGTAATAGAAATAGGATGCGGTACAGGTCTCATTAGTTTATTAATAGCTTCT AAATGCCAAAAAGTCATAGGTGTAGATGTACAAAAGGAAATTGCAGAAGCTGAAATTTTAAGTGAAttgaatgaaataaaaaatgctacATTTTTAACTGGCAAACCTAAATTAGTAATGAGCCAAATTGACAAGAGTATTGCTACTTCTAAGGCAGTAGCTGTCATTAATACAAATAATGCGTTTGGCAGAT CTATTGAAGTAATATCTTCATTGAGACAAATGAGTACACTGGGTCGAATAGTTATCATAACTACTTTGACAAAACAGGCAATAAGATCAATTTTGGAATTAACACAACCAGCTGATGAAATTTACGGGAATCCATTCATTCCAATTAAAGCTTGTATCGTAGATACAACTCCAAAGAGTTTTGGTTTCGAAATAGTCATGTCTATGGAACGCAGAACTATGCGAAATCTTTTGAAAGTCTCACCTGTTGAAGGTGCCAATACTGCACCTGTTGGACTAATTAGCAAGTCAAAACAAGCTGCTGGCTTTAAATACAATAGCGCTGGAAACATAACATTACCGCCTCACAAAAAAGGCTTGCCTTCTAAGTTTGTAAAAAGTGCTTTGGGTAAACCTGGTAGCTATGTTCCAGGAAAGAAATTCTTCCTAAATCCAAATTATAACCCcgtaaataaatttcaaggCAAAAGACCTTACCCTGGAAGTGATGGTGCAACTTTCCATCCTGgagcaaaaaaattcaaacagtTCGATAAGCCTTATCCag GACCTAACATTCGCCTTAATCCAATGCATGACAAAAAGATACGCGATGATGGTGACCTACGTGAAAAACTGTCTAGTGGTCGAGTTGAGTCCACCGCAATGGCTCAGGAAATGCAGgaacaaaagaaaattcttGATGCTGCTAAAGAAAAGCTCACTGGCGCTGGTTCTTCTGTTGACGTTGAGACTGTCAAAAAGTTACAAGAGATGCTAAACCTCGCCatagaaaaaacaaacaaattacaaaGTCAACTACCGCCTAGATCCGTATGGGATCGCATTGCACCACCTGATAGTGGATTAGATGAAGATCAAATGAAATCCAACCCCCCCATGAGAGGACGTTTAGTTAAAGAGACAGGAcccaaaaaaattataattactaCTTCTAATGATAGAGATGGTCCGATGCCTCCCCCtggcaaaagcaaaaaatatgaTAATTTGCCACCATTAGAACCTAATTTGATAATGCCAGTTAATAATAAACCTGATCGTCTAAAAATGTCCCAGTCAATTTCACAAAAGCCAAGTACGGCACCTTATCAAAAGCCTGGTCCTAACCGATTCAAGGGAGGAAATTATCGTAAGCAAGATAATCAAAGTCAAG CTCCATGGAACCGCCACAAGGCAGGACCAGGTCCAATAGAAAGTCAAGAAAGATGGAGTCGGGCCAGTCCACCGCGAAGATCTCCTCCACGACAAATTCCACCTCCTCGACAGGCAGTTAGGTCACCGCCGCGTCAATCTATGAGATCACCACCGCGACAATTATTAAGGTCTCCACCTCGTCAGGCTTCGCCGGCGCGTCGCCCTGTCTCACCAGTTAGACGGCCAGTCTCTCCACCAAGGCGTCCAATATCACCTCCGCGAAGACCCGTATCACCTGTTTTCCGCCAGCATGCATCTTCCTCGAGAGGTGTACCAAGCGGTGGACGATCAGGTTCGCCCTCTCGTAGACACAATTCTCCACCGAGGAGGCCAGTATCTCCCCACAACTACAGAGGTTCACCGCCACGACCGAGCGTGTCTTCGAGCAGGCAGAAGTCACCACCAGCTAGGCGTTACGCTGATGAGTGGGATATACCAAGTAGAAGTACCGCAGAGAGTGGATGGCCGAGGGCTGAGAAAGAGAAGACAGGATGGCAAGCACCAGCTAGCTCATCAAGCACCAATTGGAATCAAAG cagcagcaatagtGGTAAATATCGTTCAGAAAATGATAAGTGGGACAATCGGAGTGGTCCAGGTACttggaataataaaaatgcacCACCATCATCACAAAATAATTCTGGTGGCCGCTGGAAAGATTCTTCAGGTAACACATTAAGTGGCACCAACTGGGATGTAAAGAAAGACAGCGGCATGCGAGATATGGGTAGACATGAACCCAGACTTGAGCCTCGGCAAGAACCTAGAATGGAGCCCAGGCATGAACCTCGAATGGAACCAAGACATGAACTCCGAATGGAATCTAGACCGGAACCTCGCATAGAACCCAGACACGAGCCTAGGATGGAGCCTAGAATAGAAAGCAGACATGAACCAAGACACGAATCTAGAATAGAAATGAGACACGAGCCTAGAATGGAATCGCGTCACGAGCCAAGACATGAGTTAAGACATGAGCCAAGGTGGGAGCCTCCAGAAAAACCATTCAGAAACGAGAAAGACGATTGGGGTGACTTACCAGAAGATGCTAGGGATCCATGGGGCGATAATGATCCTCCTCCTCCATCAAATGAAACACGTTGGGGACAGCAAAATCAATCCAGTACATTATCTAACTGGTCTGCAAAACCCAACTTTCCTATGAGTACTATGAGTACTGGGGCTGGGAATATTGGCAATAATGTAAATCCAAACATCCCAAATGCCAACTTGAACATGAATATGGGTATGGGCATGAATAATCCCAACAAAGGTGTTTGGCAGAATGCACCTCAACAACCACAGCAACCTAATAGAAATCAAAATTGGCTGCCTCCAGGTAATTGGCAAGGTGCAGCTGTAAATCCAGGAAATTCTGGTGGACAAGGAGTTGGAATGGGAGGAATGATGATAGGAAATACACTAGCTAATTGGCAACCATCTCAACAAAGTTTTGCTAATTTCTCTGCAAGACcatttaacaataatccgtTTATGAATAATAGACGTTAA